From one Salvelinus alpinus chromosome 14, SLU_Salpinus.1, whole genome shotgun sequence genomic stretch:
- the LOC139539224 gene encoding putative uncharacterized protein ENSP00000383309 yields MSRQAFLTRLSRQAFLTRLSRQAFQTRLSRQAFLPRLSRQAFLTRLSRQAFLTRLSRQAFQTRLSRQAFLTRLSRQAFQTRLSRQAFLTRLSRQAFLTRLSHKAFLTRLSRQAFQTRLSRQAFLTRLSHQAFLTRLSHQAFLTRLSRQAFLTRLSRQAFLTRLSHQAFLTRLSHQAFLTRLSRQAFLTRLSRQAFLTRLSRQAFLTRLSRQAFLTRLSHQAFLTRLSRQAFLTRLSRQAFLTRLSRQAFLTRLSRQAFLTRLSRQAFLTRLSHQAFLTRLSRQAFQTRLSHQAFLTRLSHQAFLTRLSHQAFLTRLSRQAFLTRLSRQAFQTRLSHQAFLTRLSRQAFLTRLSRQAFLTRLSRQAFLTRLSRQAFLTRLSRQAFLTRLSRQAFLTRLSRQAFLTRLSRQAFLTRLSRQAFLTRLSHQAFLTRLSRQAFLTRLSRQAFLTRLSRQAFLTRLSRQAFLTRLCHRIKTHL; encoded by the coding sequence ATGTCACGGCAGGCCTTCCTTACCAGACTGTCACGCCAGGCCTTCCTAACCAGACTTTCACGGCAGGCCTTCCAAACCAGACTGTCACGCCAGGCCTTCCTACCCAGACTGTCACGCCAGGCCTTCCTAACCAGACTGTCACGCCAGGCCTTCCTAACCAGACTATCACGCCAGGCCTTCCAAACCAGACTGTCACGCCAGGCCTTCCTAACCAGACTGTCACGCCAGGCCTTCCAAACCAGACTGTCACGCCAGGCCTTCCTAACCAGACTGTCACGCCAGGCCTTCCTAACCAGACTGTCACACAAAGCCTTCCTAACCAGACTGTCACGCCAGGCCTTCCAAACCAGACTGTCACGCCAGGCCTTCCTAACCAGACTGTCACACCAGGCCTTCCTAACCAGACTGTCACACCAGGCCTTCCTAACCAGACTGTCACGCCAGGCCTTCCTAACCAGACTGTCACGCCAGGCCTTCCTAACCAGACTGTCACACCAGGCCTTCCTAACCAGACTGTCACACCAGGCCTTCCTAACCAGACTGTCACGCCAGGCCTTCCTAACCAGACTGTCACGCCAGGCCTTCCTAACCAGACTGTCACGCCAAGCCTTCCTAACCAGACTGTCACGCCAGGCCTTCCTAACCAGACTGTCACACCAGGCCTTCCTAACCAGACTGTCACGCCAGGCCTTCCTAACCAGACTGTCACGCCAGGCCTTCCTAACCAGACTGTCACGCCAGGCCTTCCTAACCAGACTGTCACGCCAGGCCTTCCTAACCAGACTGTCACGCCAGGCCTTCCTAACCAGACTGTCACACCAGGCCTTCCTAACCAGACTGTCACGCCAGGCCTTCCAAACCAGACTGTCACACCAGGCCTTCCTAACCAGACTGTCACACCAGGCCTTCCTAACCAGACTGTCACACCAGGCCTTCCTAACCAGACTGTCACGCCAGGCCTTCCTAACCAGACTGTCACGCCAGGCCTTCCAAACCAGACTGTCACACCAGGCCTTCCTAACCAGACTGTCACGCCAGGCCTTCCTAACCAGACTGTCACGCCAGGCCTTCCTAACCAGACTGTCACGCCAGGCCTTCCTAACCAGACTGTCACGCCAGGCCTTCCTAACCAGACTGTCACGCCAGGCCTTCCTAACCAGACTGTCACGCCAGGCCTTCCTAACCAGACTGTCACGCCAGGCCTTCCTAACCAGACTGTCACGCCAGGCCTTCCTAACCAGACTGTCACGCCAGGCCTTCCTAACCAGACTGTCACACCAGGCCTTCCTAACCAGACTGTCACGCCAGGCCTTCCTAACCAGACTGTCACGCCAGGCCTTCCTAACCAGACTGTCACGCCAGGCCTTCCTAACCAGACTGTCACGCCAGGCCTTCCTAACCAGACTGTGTCACCGTATAAAGACACATCTATGA